A stretch of Veillonellales bacterium DNA encodes these proteins:
- a CDS encoding phosphatidylglycerol lysyltransferase domain-containing protein, producing MVYIKFQEIQLTDKPVFDKCFQRRRYENSHYNFTNLFMWQPSYHIEWALEEDVLYVKATWEEETFFLPPFCTDDKVPAALDNILACFAGKNISFVMRGVEKFMVDLLEAAKPGCFEFTFDRDDSDYVYSLPALTELKGRKYHGKKNHVNQFKKSYSQYEYLPLTADLAEQCMATEIDWWEKRRRAVDATFEKQAIGRALTNMDALAFQGGVIRIDDRVEAFTFGEPITGDMAVIHVEKGNPEIKGIFSVINQEFCRHNWQNMIYINREEDIGLPGLRRSKMSYHPVKLIEKFVVTKNNAR from the coding sequence GTGGTTTATATCAAGTTCCAGGAAATTCAATTAACCGATAAACCGGTATTCGACAAATGTTTTCAACGGAGACGTTATGAGAACTCCCACTATAATTTTACAAATTTGTTTATGTGGCAGCCATCTTACCATATTGAATGGGCGCTGGAAGAGGATGTTTTATATGTGAAGGCCACTTGGGAAGAGGAGACTTTTTTTCTGCCGCCTTTTTGTACTGACGACAAAGTGCCGGCGGCGCTGGACAATATATTGGCCTGCTTCGCCGGGAAGAATATATCCTTTGTAATGCGGGGCGTCGAGAAATTCATGGTTGATTTGCTGGAGGCGGCCAAGCCCGGCTGCTTCGAGTTCACCTTTGATCGGGACGATTCCGATTATGTATACAGTCTTCCGGCCTTAACGGAACTAAAGGGCCGTAAATATCATGGCAAAAAGAACCATGTCAATCAGTTTAAAAAAAGCTACAGCCAGTACGAGTATCTGCCCCTTACGGCGGATCTGGCCGAACAATGCATGGCTACCGAGATCGACTGGTGGGAAAAAAGACGGCGCGCTGTGGATGCGACTTTTGAAAAGCAGGCAATTGGCCGGGCTTTGACCAATATGGACGCACTGGCATTTCAGGGCGGCGTGATCCGCATTGATGACAGAGTAGAGGCATTTACCTTTGGCGAGCCGATTACCGGGGATATGGCAGTGATTCATGTGGAAAAAGGCAATCCGGAAATCAAGGGGATTTTTTCGGTAATCAATCAGGAGTTTTGCCGTCATAACTGGCAGAATATGATTTATATCAACCGGGAAGAAGATATAGGGCTTCCCGGTTTGCGAAGGTCGAAAATGTCGTATCATCCGGTTAAGCTGATCGAAAAATTTGTTGTAACTAAAAACAACGCGAGGTAG
- a CDS encoding ABC-F family ATP-binding cassette domain-containing protein, giving the protein MNLLSIEDITKAYGERTLFQKLTFGIDEGDKIGVIGVNGVGKSTLLKIIAGLETADAGQVIKGSGVRVEYLPQNPEFSLAATVLEQVFRGVSPVMTVLRDYEKALAEAVCRPDDAERETALIRLSQQMDAVNGWQLESEAKTVLTKLGVTDFSARVGDLSGGQRKRIALAGALIAPTELLILDEPTNHIDNDTVAWLEQYLQQRQGALLMVTHDRYFLDRAANRILELDKGRLYSYDGNYSKFLQMRVEREELQQAAERKRQNLLRTELVWIQRGAKARSTKQKARIERFEKLQAAKPDLNQDNLELAAVSTRLGRDVIELRHITKSYGKKELIHDFSYILLRHDRVGIVGANGSGKSTLLNILAGLLTPDQGAVSIGQTVKIGYFTQENSEMDEGLRVIDYVREAGNYLPAADGQMISASQMLERFLFPPQLQWLPIAKCSGGEKRRLYLLRILMTAPNVLFLDEPTNDLDIQTLTVLEDYLDDFSGAVIAVSHDRYFLDRVVDKLFTFDAGEIKQYIGGYSDYLEERQTNENIEKKPEKGKAAGRSERSRQRQLKFTFKEQKEYDEIETIIAGVEAELQAVNSKMNTAGSDFALLQELAAAREQLESRLAELLDRWTVLNELAEAIAGQGKPLS; this is encoded by the coding sequence ATGAATTTACTTTCCATTGAAGATATCACCAAAGCCTACGGGGAGAGAACTTTATTTCAGAAGCTGACCTTCGGTATTGATGAAGGAGATAAAATCGGTGTGATCGGAGTCAATGGCGTCGGCAAATCGACTTTGTTGAAAATCATCGCCGGTCTGGAGACGGCTGATGCCGGACAAGTTATCAAGGGCAGCGGGGTGAGAGTAGAGTATTTGCCGCAAAATCCGGAGTTCAGCCTCGCGGCCACGGTGCTGGAGCAGGTTTTTAGGGGAGTTTCACCGGTGATGACAGTGCTGCGGGATTACGAGAAGGCTTTGGCCGAGGCCGTCTGCCGGCCTGACGATGCGGAACGGGAAACCGCTCTAATCCGGCTGAGCCAGCAAATGGACGCTGTCAACGGCTGGCAGCTGGAAAGTGAAGCCAAGACGGTGCTGACAAAGCTGGGGGTTACTGATTTTTCCGCCCGGGTCGGGGACTTATCCGGCGGCCAGCGCAAACGGATTGCTCTGGCCGGTGCGCTGATTGCGCCGACTGAGCTGCTGATTCTCGACGAACCAACGAATCATATTGATAATGACACCGTAGCCTGGCTGGAGCAGTATTTGCAACAGCGTCAGGGCGCTCTGCTGATGGTGACTCATGACCGCTATTTTTTGGACCGGGCGGCCAATCGGATACTGGAACTGGATAAAGGCCGGTTGTATAGCTATGACGGCAATTACAGCAAGTTTTTGCAGATGAGAGTGGAACGGGAGGAATTACAGCAGGCGGCAGAGCGCAAACGGCAGAATTTGCTGCGAACAGAACTCGTCTGGATTCAGCGGGGTGCGAAGGCTCGCAGCACTAAACAAAAGGCACGGATTGAACGATTTGAAAAATTGCAGGCCGCCAAACCGGATTTGAATCAGGATAATCTGGAATTAGCGGCTGTCAGCACCCGGTTAGGACGTGATGTGATTGAACTGCGTCATATTACCAAATCTTATGGTAAAAAGGAGCTGATCCATGATTTCAGCTATATTCTTCTCCGCCATGATCGGGTAGGGATTGTTGGCGCCAATGGCAGCGGTAAATCGACGCTGCTGAATATTCTGGCCGGCCTTTTGACCCCGGATCAAGGTGCCGTCTCAATTGGTCAAACGGTTAAGATTGGCTATTTTACTCAAGAAAATAGCGAAATGGATGAAGGTCTGCGGGTGATTGATTATGTCCGGGAAGCGGGGAACTATTTGCCGGCGGCGGACGGGCAGATGATCAGCGCGTCCCAGATGCTGGAACGGTTTTTATTTCCGCCTCAGCTGCAGTGGCTGCCCATTGCCAAATGCTCCGGCGGCGAAAAGCGGCGCTTGTATTTGCTGCGAATTTTGATGACTGCACCTAATGTTTTGTTCCTGGATGAACCGACCAATGATCTGGATATTCAGACGCTGACCGTTCTGGAAGATTATCTGGATGATTTTTCCGGCGCGGTGATTGCCGTATCCCATGACCGTTATTTTCTCGACCGGGTAGTTGACAAATTATTTACTTTTGATGCAGGAGAAATTAAACAGTATATCGGCGGCTATTCCGATTATTTGGAAGAACGGCAGACAAATGAAAATATCGAGAAGAAGCCGGAGAAGGGTAAAGCTGCCGGCCGCAGTGAAAGGAGCCGGCAGCGGCAGCTGAAATTTACTTTCAAGGAACAGAAGGAGTACGACGAGATTGAAACAATAATCGCCGGGGTTGAAGCGGAGCTGCAGGCTGTTAACAGCAAGATGAATACTGCCGGCAGTGATTTTGCACTGCTGCAGGAACTGGCGGCGGCTCGGGAACAGCTGGAAAGCCGGCTGGCGGAACTGCTGGATCGCTGGACGGTTTTAAATGAACTGGCGGAGGCGATTGCCGGTCAGGGGAAACCGTTGTCATAA
- a CDS encoding PocR ligand-binding domain-containing protein, producing the protein MKKSFEPSLQSIQPPALPVNTLSFSAGAAAMENIALPDLIPLKELQHLQDVYAETAGIASIITAVNGQPITRPSNFSKVCTMVRSTEIGARNCMHSGKILGAKARSLQKPTYHQCLSCGFIDASAPITVAGHHLANWIIGQINPAKVNKQQIREYAVKLSLNPDTLAAALEEMSSMPLEQFEKNLQLLWLLAKKLSTLAFNNWLLSRDNIMLSQAEKEIMKLNQNLETRVREAEAANAELEKTLARLQETQTQLIQHERLASLGGLVAGIAHEINTPVGTGVTAASYLEQETRATAKLFDSGKLKKSDLANYLAKSMDAAQILLLNLRRASELILSFKRVAVDQSSASRQLFNIKDCIDAVILSLRPNLKKVSHRIIVNCSDPLYVDSYPGAFSQIFTNLIMNSLIHAFPQKQQGTITIDIMLQKNELCLQYADDGQGIPQQHQEKIFEPFFTTRRGQGGTGLGLHIIYNIVTQQLKGEIHCQSGVNQGTCFRITLPIENGGTLQ; encoded by the coding sequence ATGAAAAAAAGTTTCGAACCCAGTCTACAATCTATCCAGCCACCTGCCCTGCCAGTCAATACCCTCTCCTTTTCCGCCGGGGCTGCCGCTATGGAAAACATCGCCCTGCCGGATCTGATTCCCCTAAAAGAACTGCAGCACCTGCAGGATGTTTACGCCGAAACTGCAGGAATCGCTTCCATCATCACCGCTGTGAACGGCCAGCCCATCACCCGTCCCAGCAATTTTTCCAAGGTCTGTACTATGGTCAGGAGCACCGAAATCGGCGCCCGGAACTGCATGCACTCGGGTAAAATATTAGGCGCTAAAGCCCGCAGTCTGCAGAAACCAACTTATCATCAATGCCTGAGCTGCGGTTTCATCGATGCCAGCGCCCCCATTACTGTCGCCGGTCATCATCTTGCCAACTGGATTATCGGTCAAATTAACCCGGCCAAGGTAAATAAGCAGCAAATCCGGGAATATGCGGTAAAACTCAGTCTTAACCCGGACACTTTGGCCGCAGCATTGGAAGAAATGTCCAGCATGCCGCTGGAGCAATTCGAAAAAAACTTACAGCTGCTTTGGCTGCTGGCCAAAAAGCTATCCACATTGGCCTTTAATAATTGGCTGCTATCCCGAGATAATATAATGCTTTCTCAGGCAGAAAAAGAAATTATGAAACTAAACCAAAATTTGGAGACCAGGGTGCGGGAAGCGGAAGCCGCCAATGCCGAACTGGAAAAAACCTTGGCTAGGCTGCAGGAAACCCAAACCCAGCTGATCCAGCATGAAAGGCTGGCGTCTCTGGGCGGGCTGGTAGCCGGTATCGCCCATGAGATCAATACGCCGGTGGGGACCGGCGTTACGGCTGCTTCCTATTTGGAGCAGGAAACCCGGGCGACAGCAAAACTGTTCGACAGCGGCAAACTAAAAAAATCAGATTTGGCAAACTATCTGGCTAAATCCATGGATGCCGCTCAGATTCTGCTGCTGAATCTAAGACGCGCCTCCGAGCTCATTCTAAGCTTTAAACGGGTGGCCGTCGATCAGTCCAGTGCCTCCCGCCAGCTTTTTAATATTAAAGACTGCATTGACGCAGTGATTTTAAGTTTGCGGCCCAATCTTAAAAAAGTGAGCCATCGGATTATCGTCAATTGCAGTGATCCTCTCTATGTCGACAGCTATCCCGGTGCCTTCTCCCAAATTTTTACCAATCTGATTATGAATTCTCTGATTCATGCCTTTCCCCAAAAACAGCAAGGCACAATCACTATTGATATTATGCTGCAGAAGAATGAATTGTGCCTGCAATACGCTGATGACGGTCAGGGCATCCCGCAGCAGCATCAAGAAAAAATATTCGAGCCCTTTTTCACCACCCGCCGGGGCCAGGGTGGTACAGGCCTGGGACTGCATATTATCTATAATATTGTGACCCAGCAGTTAAAAGGTGAGATCCACTGTCAAAGTGGTGTCAACCAAGGAACCTGCTTCCGTATTACATTACCGATAGAAAACGGGGGTACTCTGCAATGA
- a CDS encoding DUF3369 domain-containing protein, whose product MSCKKSSGKLVEPEDNTILWAEESSGEEEEIESAGKEKWKIMIIDDDETVHSVTKLALQNFSFENRGLEFISGYSGFQAKALMKKHPDTAILLLDVVMENDDAGLAVVRCIRNELKNPFVRIILRTGQPGQAPEEQVVMKYDINDYKEKTELTARKLFTTVVAALRTYRDLITIDANREGLKKIIEASASMFKIQSLSKFVSGVLLQLISLLGLHKNSLYCNTSGLAATKNDGQFIILAATGDFEIYLQKNITTVLPSAIREELTQVMSSKQSMFFGNRYIGYHHSHADSENIIYLEGFEALDPLSQDLITVFFNNVSTAFDNLYLNNELANNQTELFFTLGEMAETRSRETGFHIKRVAQYCRLFAEKYGLSEEETNMLLLASSMHDIGKLAIEDHILKKPGRLTDEEYAKMKEHALAGYQILTSSSRPLLQTAALIALQHHEKYDGSGYPQGLRGDAIHIYGRITAIADVFDALSSDRVYRSAWDLEQVYDYIRSQSGKHFDPRLVAIFFQNREEFLTIRDHSPE is encoded by the coding sequence ATGAGCTGTAAAAAAAGCTCCGGCAAACTGGTTGAACCGGAAGACAATACCATTCTTTGGGCAGAAGAATCTTCCGGCGAAGAAGAAGAAATAGAATCAGCCGGCAAAGAAAAATGGAAAATCATGATTATCGACGACGATGAAACAGTTCACAGTGTGACAAAACTGGCACTGCAAAATTTTTCTTTTGAGAACAGGGGGCTGGAATTTATCAGCGGTTATTCCGGCTTCCAGGCTAAAGCCTTAATGAAGAAGCACCCGGATACCGCCATTTTACTGCTGGATGTGGTGATGGAAAATGATGATGCCGGCTTAGCCGTAGTCCGCTGCATCCGCAATGAGCTGAAAAATCCTTTTGTGCGGATCATTTTGCGAACCGGCCAGCCCGGTCAGGCCCCGGAAGAACAGGTGGTCATGAAATATGATATCAACGATTACAAAGAGAAAACGGAATTAACCGCCCGCAAATTATTCACTACCGTAGTCGCGGCCCTCAGAACGTATCGTGACCTGATTACCATTGACGCCAACCGGGAAGGTCTGAAAAAAATCATCGAAGCTTCGGCTTCCATGTTTAAAATCCAGTCCCTGAGTAAATTTGTCTCCGGCGTATTGCTGCAATTAATTTCTTTACTGGGACTGCATAAAAATTCCCTCTATTGCAATACCTCCGGACTGGCAGCCACAAAAAACGACGGCCAGTTTATCATTTTGGCAGCTACCGGCGATTTCGAGATTTATCTGCAAAAAAACATTACGACGGTACTGCCTTCCGCCATCAGGGAAGAACTCACCCAGGTAATGAGTTCCAAACAGAGCATGTTCTTCGGCAACCGGTATATCGGCTACCATCACAGCCATGCCGACTCGGAAAACATTATCTATTTAGAAGGATTCGAAGCTCTGGATCCTCTTTCCCAGGATTTAATTACCGTTTTCTTTAATAATGTGTCCACCGCCTTTGATAACCTGTATCTGAATAATGAACTGGCCAACAACCAAACCGAACTTTTTTTTACCCTGGGAGAAATGGCGGAAACCCGTTCCCGGGAAACGGGCTTTCATATCAAACGGGTAGCCCAGTATTGCAGGCTCTTTGCCGAAAAATACGGGCTGAGTGAAGAAGAAACAAACATGCTGCTGCTGGCCTCTTCCATGCATGACATTGGCAAGCTGGCCATTGAGGATCATATCTTAAAAAAGCCCGGCCGGCTGACAGACGAAGAATACGCCAAAATGAAAGAACATGCGCTGGCCGGTTATCAAATTTTGACATCCTCCAGCCGTCCTTTGCTGCAAACCGCTGCCTTAATCGCCTTGCAGCATCATGAAAAATACGACGGCAGCGGCTATCCCCAAGGGCTTCGCGGCGATGCCATCCATATTTACGGTCGCATTACCGCTATCGCCGATGTTTTCGACGCCTTAAGCAGCGACCGGGTGTATCGCTCCGCCTGGGATTTAGAGCAAGTATATGATTACATTCGCTCCCAAAGCGGCAAACACTTCGATCCCCGGCTGGTGGCAATATTTTTTCAAAACCGGGAGGAATTTCTTACTATCCGGGATCATTCCCCGGAGTAA
- a CDS encoding sodium-dependent transporter, translating to MEPKKREGFSSGLAVFFATLGSAVGLGNIWKFPYLTGEYGGGAFLLVYLLCILFVGLPVMLSEFYIGRTTRKNAIGALKQLKPGSAWKHIGTMGVAASYLIMFFYSCVAGWVYFYLFKALQGDFVGITMETAKSQFGDVIIGPMSPILWQVIVMTVVAAILAAGVKRGIEKITTTLMPLLFILIVICDIRALTLPGAGEGVNFLFQVDFTKLSAVAILTALGLAFFKLSLGMGTMITYGSYFTADNNLFATGAKVALSDTVVSLLAGIAIFPTVFSFGMEPGAGPGLLFMTIPLVFSQMPLGNILLVAFFFLTSIAATTAMLSLVEVPVAYFSEEWGLSRKKAAISSAIFIAVIGVLATLSADKGSILGSCTFLGRGFFDWFDYLSSNILLPVGGLLISLLIGYGIKREDLERELSNHGTLNISGIMPLFYFIIRYVTPLLLVVVFLNAIGVLKI from the coding sequence ATGGAACCAAAGAAACGGGAAGGATTTTCTTCCGGGTTAGCCGTGTTTTTTGCTACGCTGGGATCCGCTGTAGGATTAGGTAATATTTGGAAGTTCCCTTATCTAACCGGCGAGTATGGCGGCGGAGCATTTTTGCTGGTATACCTGCTGTGTATTTTGTTTGTGGGCTTGCCGGTTATGTTAAGCGAATTTTATATCGGCCGAACAACCAGGAAAAATGCCATTGGCGCTTTAAAACAATTAAAACCGGGCAGCGCCTGGAAGCATATCGGTACAATGGGTGTGGCGGCGTCTTATCTGATTATGTTCTTTTACAGCTGCGTAGCCGGCTGGGTGTATTTTTATTTATTTAAAGCGCTGCAAGGCGACTTTGTCGGCATTACCATGGAAACTGCCAAAAGCCAGTTTGGTGACGTAATTATCGGACCGATGTCGCCAATTCTTTGGCAGGTTATCGTCATGACGGTGGTTGCGGCCATTTTGGCTGCCGGAGTTAAACGGGGAATTGAAAAAATAACCACGACACTGATGCCTTTATTGTTTATTTTAATTGTAATTTGCGATATCCGGGCCTTGACGCTGCCGGGCGCCGGTGAAGGTGTAAACTTCTTATTTCAGGTTGATTTTACCAAATTGTCGGCAGTGGCAATACTTACCGCTTTGGGTCTGGCATTTTTCAAGCTGTCCCTGGGAATGGGGACAATGATAACTTACGGCAGTTATTTTACCGCTGACAATAATCTCTTTGCCACCGGGGCAAAAGTGGCTTTATCGGATACGGTAGTATCTTTGCTTGCCGGTATTGCAATTTTTCCGACCGTATTTTCTTTTGGCATGGAGCCGGGTGCCGGTCCGGGACTGCTGTTTATGACGATTCCTTTGGTATTTTCCCAGATGCCTTTAGGAAATATATTACTGGTTGCTTTTTTCTTCTTAACCTCGATTGCTGCTACTACGGCAATGTTGTCGCTGGTGGAAGTGCCCGTAGCCTATTTTTCCGAGGAATGGGGGCTGTCCCGGAAGAAAGCGGCTATTAGCAGTGCTATTTTCATTGCGGTTATCGGGGTTCTGGCTACCTTGTCAGCCGACAAGGGAAGCATTTTGGGCAGCTGCACCTTCTTAGGCAGAGGATTTTTTGACTGGTTTGACTACCTTTCGTCCAACATCCTGCTGCCGGTTGGCGGGTTGTTGATTTCTTTGCTCATTGGCTACGGTATTAAGCGGGAAGACTTGGAACGGGAGCTATCCAATCATGGGACCCTCAATATCAGCGGTATAATGCCTTTGTTTTATTTTATTATCCGTTACGTAACTCCCTTGCTGTTGGTCGTTGTGTTCCTTAATGCGATCGGTGTATTGAAAATTTAG